Proteins encoded within one genomic window of Humulus lupulus chromosome 1, drHumLupu1.1, whole genome shotgun sequence:
- the LOC133805825 gene encoding histone H3.3, which yields MARTKQTARKSTGGKAPRKQLATKAARKSAPTTGGVKKPHRYRPGTVALREIRKYQKSTELLIRKLPFQRLVREIAQDFKTDLRFQSHAVLALQEAAEAYLVGLFEDTNLCAIHAKRVTIMPKDIQLARRIRGERA from the exons ATGGCTCGTACCAAGCAAACTGCTCGCAAGTCCACCGGAGGAAAGGCTCCTAGGAAGCAGCTGGCTACCAAG GCTGCACGTAAGTCGGCCCCAACAACTGGCGGGGTCAAGAAGCCTCACAGATACCGTCCCGGTACCGTTGCCCTCAG GGAAATCCGCAAGTACCAGAAGAGTACTGAACTTCTTATTAGGAAGTTGCCATTCCAGCGTCTGGTTCGTGAGATTGCTCAGGACTTCAAG ACGGATTTGCGTTTCCAGAGTCATGCCGTTCTTGCGTTGCAGGAGGCTGCTGAGGCTTACCTCGTGGGACTATTCGAGGACACCAACCTCTGCGCTATCCATGCGAAGCGTGTCACCATCATGCCCAAGGATATCCAGCTTGCTAGGCGTATCAGGGGTGAGCGTGCCTAA